The proteins below come from a single Halobacillus salinarum genomic window:
- a CDS encoding GNAT family N-acetyltransferase → MIRQLRETDRERCQELLFEKPAENLFMIGDIENFGFDQDFQKLWGDFTEDGRLKAVLLKYHSNYIAYSNTVFSGREFAEIINQDPEFTELSGLKSITEHILPYLENKQPRTRTLYYAKCEKSDFLNTDLPLEQVSLAGIEDIPAIDDLYNLISEFEKNNRRKESMKRGMESGSARTYLLKNGNEVLSSASTTAENSLSAMVIGVCTHPNHIKKGYASLCMTKLCLDLLQEGKMLCLFYDNPEAGRIYKRLGFEDTGMWMMHNFQPALHNTPS, encoded by the coding sequence ATGATTCGACAATTAAGGGAAACGGACCGTGAGCGGTGTCAGGAATTATTATTTGAAAAGCCCGCAGAAAATTTGTTTATGATTGGAGACATTGAAAATTTTGGATTTGATCAGGATTTTCAAAAGCTTTGGGGAGATTTTACGGAAGATGGACGTTTGAAAGCCGTGTTGCTTAAATACCACAGCAATTATATCGCCTATTCCAACACCGTTTTTTCAGGAAGAGAATTTGCTGAGATTATCAATCAAGATCCTGAATTTACCGAGCTTTCTGGATTAAAATCGATCACTGAGCACATCCTGCCTTATTTGGAAAACAAACAACCGAGAACACGTACCTTATATTACGCAAAGTGCGAAAAAAGTGATTTCCTGAATACCGACCTTCCTTTAGAGCAAGTATCACTTGCCGGCATTGAAGATATTCCTGCTATTGACGACCTTTATAACCTCATCTCAGAATTCGAGAAAAACAACCGGCGAAAAGAAAGCATGAAGCGTGGTATGGAGAGCGGTTCAGCGCGTACTTACCTGCTGAAGAACGGCAATGAAGTTCTTTCGTCTGCCTCCACCACAGCGGAAAATTCACTGTCTGCTATGGTAATCGGAGTCTGTACTCATCCGAATCATATCAAAAAAGGCTACGCCAGCTTGTGCATGACTAAATTGTGTCTTGACCTATTACAAGAAGGTAAAATGCTTTGCTTATTTTATGACAATCCAGAAGCAGGAAGGATTTATAAGCGGCTCGGGTTTGAAGATACCGGCATGTGGATGATGCATAACTTTCAACCTGCCCTCCATAACACTCCTTCCTAA
- a CDS encoding Lin0512 family protein: protein MDQIVFIETGMGTDVHGQDITNAAVRAVNNAVRSNSMPGIKNLLPNHSLDNMKVNVKLALPCDKDQLDKEKVKKTIPYGQVNIEIMDGGMLTTSGIKLEDQGDNNDMMYIVNAAVEVGY, encoded by the coding sequence ATGGATCAAATTGTATTTATTGAAACCGGAATGGGGACAGATGTACACGGACAGGATATTACAAATGCGGCCGTACGGGCAGTAAACAATGCTGTCCGTTCCAATTCAATGCCGGGGATAAAAAACCTGCTTCCTAACCATTCTTTAGATAATATGAAGGTAAATGTGAAGCTTGCTCTCCCGTGCGATAAAGACCAATTAGATAAAGAAAAAGTGAAAAAGACGATCCCTTACGGTCAGGTGAATATAGAGATAATGGATGGCGGCATGCTGACTACTAGTGGAATAAAGCTTGAAGACCAGGGAGACAACAATGATATGATGTACATCGTCAATGCTGCCGTGGAAGTAGGTTATTAA
- a CDS encoding TraR/DksA C4-type zinc finger protein, whose translation MMDFTHLKKQLEERQHEIEQRLLNSKSLGLDRGFASDMSSGELSQYDNHPADSGTELYEREKDIALLGHLKEELSDITYSLAQMEQGTYGICEVTGESIPFERLAAMPTARTTADASPNQDVFTDRPVEEEVIENMEEEYGTDQAEYEYNEQDAYEQVASFNQTSMTYDDSSLMDNEDGVGYVEEFEPFVSTDIDGYTGDENIHIERNIHYDRYMDEKDEEES comes from the coding sequence ATGATGGATTTCACTCATTTAAAAAAACAATTAGAGGAGCGCCAGCATGAAATAGAACAGCGGCTGCTCAACTCAAAAAGTTTAGGCTTAGACAGAGGCTTTGCCAGTGATATGTCTTCAGGCGAGTTGTCTCAATATGATAACCACCCCGCGGATTCTGGCACGGAACTGTATGAAAGAGAAAAGGATATCGCTCTGCTTGGCCACTTAAAAGAAGAGTTATCAGATATTACCTATTCGCTTGCACAGATGGAACAGGGAACCTATGGCATTTGTGAAGTGACAGGGGAATCAATTCCTTTCGAACGTCTTGCAGCAATGCCTACAGCAAGAACAACGGCAGATGCGTCTCCAAATCAGGATGTTTTTACTGATCGTCCTGTCGAAGAGGAAGTGATTGAAAATATGGAAGAGGAGTATGGAACGGATCAGGCTGAGTACGAGTATAATGAGCAGGATGCCTATGAACAAGTGGCTTCTTTTAATCAAACTAGTATGACCTATGATGATTCTTCATTAATGGATAATGAAGACGGGGTGGGTTATGTAGAAGAATTTGAACCTTTTGTTTCAACAGATATTGACGGTTATACAGGTGATGAAAATATTCACATCGAACGAAATATTCATTATGACCGGTATATGGATGAGAAGGATGAAGAAGAAAGTTAA
- a CDS encoding bifunctional cystathionine gamma-lyase/homocysteine desulfhydrase — protein MRKKTRLIHGGITGDEKTGAVSVPIYQVSTYRQDGVGQHRGYEYSRTGNPTRFALEELIKELEGGYAGFAFGSGMAAITAVLMTFNHGDHVIFTDDVYGGTYRLVSKVINRFGLEASFVDTSDPATIEAAVTDRTKAIYVETPTNPLLKITDLKKVSELAKSHDLTFIVDNTFSTPYWQTPINFGADIVLHSATKYLGGHSDVVAGLVVVNSQKLADEVHFVLNSSGGILGPQDSWLLMRGIKTLGIRMEEIEDNTRQFVEFLQGLPEVEKIYYPGLSNHKGSDVHKNQAAGSGGMISFDVGSGEKADQVLRNVQYFTLAESLGAVESLISVPAMMTHASIPKERRQELGISDGLIRVSIGLEDIEDLKEDFLQALRK, from the coding sequence ATGAGAAAGAAGACACGATTAATACACGGTGGAATTACCGGAGACGAAAAAACAGGAGCGGTTTCAGTACCGATTTATCAAGTGAGTACGTACCGCCAGGATGGTGTTGGACAGCACCGCGGCTATGAATATTCACGAACAGGAAACCCTACCAGGTTTGCTCTTGAAGAGTTAATAAAGGAATTGGAAGGTGGATATGCTGGGTTTGCTTTTGGCTCAGGGATGGCTGCAATAACCGCGGTGCTTATGACCTTCAATCATGGAGATCATGTCATTTTTACCGATGATGTCTATGGGGGAACGTACCGGTTAGTATCTAAAGTAATTAACCGCTTCGGTTTAGAAGCAAGCTTTGTAGACACGAGTGACCCCGCAACCATCGAAGCCGCTGTTACGGATCGGACGAAGGCCATTTATGTAGAAACACCGACGAATCCGCTTCTGAAAATCACTGACCTTAAGAAGGTGTCGGAGCTTGCTAAGTCGCATGACCTTACATTTATCGTTGATAACACCTTCAGCACTCCTTACTGGCAAACCCCAATTAATTTTGGTGCCGATATCGTTCTTCACAGCGCGACAAAATATTTAGGCGGACATAGTGATGTCGTTGCTGGACTTGTCGTTGTCAATTCCCAAAAGCTGGCAGATGAAGTGCACTTTGTCTTAAATTCTTCTGGAGGCATTCTTGGACCACAGGATTCCTGGCTGTTAATGCGCGGCATCAAGACGCTTGGGATCCGAATGGAAGAAATTGAGGACAATACGCGTCAGTTTGTTGAGTTTCTTCAAGGTCTGCCGGAAGTTGAGAAAATTTATTATCCTGGGTTGTCGAACCATAAAGGATCTGATGTCCATAAGAACCAGGCCGCAGGCAGCGGTGGTATGATTTCGTTTGATGTTGGAAGCGGAGAGAAAGCAGATCAAGTCCTCCGAAACGTTCAATACTTTACGTTAGCTGAAAGTCTGGGAGCAGTGGAAAGCCTGATTTCCGTTCCAGCCATGATGACCCACGCCTCTATTCCGAAAGAGCGCCGTCAGGAACTGGGGATTTCTGACGGATTAATCCGTGTTTCCATTGGTCTTGAAGATATTGAAGACTTGAAGGAAGACTTTCTACAGGCGTTAAGAAAATAA
- a CDS encoding PLP-dependent cysteine synthase family protein — MSYVTNVQSLVGNTPMIELTHSDIPNQARIFAKLEFMNPGGSIKDRLGLKLIEDALKRKLLKPGGVIIEPTAGNTGIGLAMAAIGKDFKVIFVTPEKFSVEKQTLMRALGAEVINTPTEKGMRGAIAKAEELNKEIPNSFSPQQFHNSANPDTYYETLAPEMYLDMNGEIDVFIAGSGTGGTFTGTARFLKEKNKNTKTVIVEPEGSILNGGAPGSHRTEGIGMEFLPPYMDKGLFDAIHTIPDEIAFQRVRELALKEGLLVASSSGAAFEAALREAETARPGTKIVTIFPDSSERYLSQGIYEEENE; from the coding sequence ATGAGCTACGTGACAAACGTACAGTCGTTAGTTGGTAATACGCCAATGATTGAACTGACACATTCGGATATTCCGAACCAAGCTCGTATTTTTGCGAAGCTTGAATTTATGAACCCAGGCGGCAGTATTAAAGACCGTCTGGGTTTAAAACTGATTGAAGATGCCTTAAAGCGCAAACTCTTGAAGCCGGGGGGAGTCATTATTGAGCCAACGGCAGGAAATACAGGGATTGGCCTTGCTATGGCAGCCATCGGAAAAGACTTTAAGGTCATTTTTGTGACACCGGAAAAATTTAGTGTGGAAAAGCAGACGCTTATGCGGGCGTTAGGAGCAGAGGTTATTAATACACCAACGGAAAAGGGCATGCGGGGAGCCATTGCGAAAGCTGAGGAATTGAATAAGGAAATCCCAAATTCATTCAGTCCACAGCAATTTCATAATTCGGCTAATCCTGATACCTATTACGAAACCCTTGCTCCTGAAATGTATCTTGATATGAATGGGGAAATAGACGTATTTATAGCAGGATCAGGAACGGGCGGTACGTTTACCGGAACGGCCCGCTTTCTGAAAGAAAAAAACAAGAACACGAAAACGGTAATTGTGGAACCTGAGGGCTCAATTCTTAATGGAGGAGCACCCGGGTCTCATCGTACAGAAGGAATTGGAATGGAATTTCTGCCCCCGTATATGGATAAGGGCTTATTTGATGCGATTCATACCATTCCTGATGAGATTGCTTTTCAAAGGGTAAGGGAACTCGCATTAAAAGAAGGATTGCTTGTTGCCAGTTCTTCTGGTGCTGCCTTTGAAGCAGCTCTCCGGGAAGCAGAAACAGCACGACCGGGAACGAAAATTGTCACCATTTTTCCTGACAGCAGCGAACGTTACTTAAGCCAGGGGATTTATGAGGAGGAGAATGAATGA
- a CDS encoding S-ribosylhomocysteine lyase, with translation MPQMNVESFNLDHTKVKAPYLRLVGVTEGEHGDKIYKYDLRIKQPNQEHMNMPALHSLEHLMAENSRNHHDRVVDVGPMGCQTGFYISILNDDSYDNILAVIEKTLKDVLDAEEVPACNEVQCGFAASHSLEGAQELARELLNKRDEWTEVFQ, from the coding sequence ATGCCACAAATGAACGTGGAAAGCTTTAACCTTGACCATACGAAAGTAAAGGCTCCATATCTTCGCCTTGTAGGAGTAACAGAAGGGGAACATGGCGATAAAATTTATAAATATGATTTAAGAATTAAGCAGCCGAACCAGGAGCATATGAATATGCCTGCGCTGCACTCATTAGAACACTTAATGGCAGAGAACAGCCGTAATCACCACGACCGGGTTGTTGATGTTGGACCTATGGGATGCCAGACAGGATTTTATATTTCCATTTTGAATGATGACAGCTATGACAATATTTTAGCGGTCATTGAAAAAACGTTAAAAGATGTGCTGGATGCAGAAGAAGTACCCGCTTGCAATGAAGTTCAATGTGGATTTGCCGCGAGTCATAGTCTTGAAGGCGCTCAAGAGCTTGCCCGCGAATTGTTAAATAAACGTGATGAATGGACGGAAGTTTTCCAATAA
- a CDS encoding class I SAM-dependent DNA methyltransferase, which translates to MGVEFVDLFNKWASSYDDTVAGGDPEYLEVFEGYDKMLEELADLAVSPVMEFGLGTANLTRKIVRQNKLVIGVEPSEEMRRIAALKCPEAAIYDGDFMNFPNLSTPVHSIVSSFAFHHLNALEKKAAIKRYFQLLEPEGRIIFIDTLFKDQKHKQTLINEAEKSGYLNLAQDLKEEYYAYVEELNEMFLKAGFEVTFKQLNKYAWLIQAQKGDG; encoded by the coding sequence ATGGGAGTTGAATTCGTCGACCTTTTTAACAAATGGGCGAGTTCATATGATGATACTGTAGCCGGGGGCGATCCAGAGTATTTGGAGGTCTTTGAAGGCTATGATAAGATGCTTGAAGAGTTAGCTGATCTCGCTGTGTCTCCTGTTATGGAGTTCGGTTTAGGAACGGCTAACTTAACGAGAAAGATCGTCAGGCAGAATAAATTAGTAATCGGTGTAGAGCCTTCAGAAGAAATGAGAAGGATTGCTGCCTTAAAGTGTCCGGAAGCGGCCATATATGATGGGGATTTTATGAATTTTCCCAACCTGTCTACACCAGTACACTCAATTGTAAGCTCTTTTGCTTTTCACCATTTAAATGCGTTAGAGAAAAAGGCGGCAATCAAGCGGTATTTTCAATTGCTTGAGCCTGAAGGCAGGATCATTTTTATCGATACGTTGTTTAAAGACCAGAAGCATAAACAAACGCTGATCAATGAGGCTGAAAAATCCGGCTATTTAAATTTAGCACAGGATTTGAAGGAAGAATACTATGCCTATGTAGAAGAACTTAACGAGATGTTTTTAAAGGCAGGTTTTGAGGTAACGTTTAAACAACTGAACAAATATGCCTGGTTAATCCAGGCGCAAAAAGGAGATGGATGA
- a CDS encoding DUF302 domain-containing protein, translated as MFHYTVESNRSLEETVTSLEDSLKQDQFGVLWHFDIKETLNNKGLDFNQPYRVLEVCNPEEAERVLSENQLVGYFLPCKIVVYEDNGSIKIGMPKPTALIEMVNDPELQKLAANIEQRLITAIDNSL; from the coding sequence ATGTTTCACTACACCGTCGAATCCAATCGTTCTCTGGAAGAGACAGTTACTTCTCTTGAAGACAGCTTAAAGCAGGATCAGTTCGGAGTGCTGTGGCATTTTGATATCAAGGAGACTCTCAATAATAAAGGATTGGATTTTAACCAGCCTTACCGTGTACTCGAGGTGTGTAACCCTGAAGAAGCTGAACGAGTCCTTTCTGAAAATCAGCTTGTCGGATACTTTCTCCCTTGCAAGATTGTCGTTTACGAAGACAATGGATCGATTAAAATCGGCATGCCCAAACCAACCGCACTCATTGAAATGGTTAACGACCCTGAATTACAAAAGCTGGCAGCAAATATCGAACAGCGGTTAATTACAGCTATCGATAACAGCCTATAA